A section of the Salminus brasiliensis chromosome 10, fSalBra1.hap2, whole genome shotgun sequence genome encodes:
- the mapkbp1 gene encoding mitogen-activated protein kinase-binding protein 1 isoform X1, protein MTVENSTIKNRIKNLLRSPSIKLRKKAGSNKENLGNKVTLEKVLGITAAGNRALACDPRSGLVAYPAGCVVVLLNPKKSKQYHILNNSKKTITTLAFSPDGKYVVTGESGHMPAVRVWDVVERTQVAELQEHKYGVACVAFSPNSKYIVSVGYQHDMIVNVWAWKKNVVVAANKVSSKVTAVSFSDDSSYFVTAGNRHVKFWYLDHNKSSKVNATVPLLGRSGLLGELRNNFFSDVACGKGRKAASTFCITTSGLLCEFNDKRLLDKWVELRKNDSITTVLATSLSVTEELIFCGCADGTVRAFSPVNLHFICTLPRPHSLGTDIATVTEASQLFAYNVDARYPDTVAVSYDPTNRWLSCVYNDHSLYVWDVRDLRKVGKVYSALYHSACVWSVEMCPENSEREQLCLTPGSFLTCSSDNTIRQWNTDTHIATLNRNVISSDLQKIIYMDDNFTTLLDTDCTISSNSEKADPQTSENRTGIRTMCVSPDGQHLASGDRNGTLRIHEMQSMEEILNVQAHDSEILCLEYSKPETGLRLLATASRDRLIHVLDAEHEYSLLQTLDEHSSSITAVRFAANDGKIRMISCGADKSIYFRTAQKTDEGTMFTRTHHIVRKTTLYDMDIDPTRKYAAIGCQDRSIRIFNISNGKQKKIYKGSQGEDGTLIKVQTDPSGMYVATSCSDKNISIFDFYTGECVATMFGHSEIVTGMKFTNDCKHLISVSGDSCIFVWRLNPELTISMRQRLSDLKQKSKPVQKSPPNKHSIISTRREVCSAPAIGTMSSDSDKEAEEEEGIEEEDEDNFAHLSSGSSTGEENGLPEEKHSLDSSCIREPRKRSESSAGCEGSGPRPRRRWSRRIGSVDLVVKSMLDLRQLESFATSPHKNSPVPSDLEMGSTNSVQTIAAWVAESDEQNFTALRGHARPHYIQLSPQSPDAEAVVLYPEGCEDRVSLAGCEYQVKEFAFGMRMPKGNLCPEKQSPDSACSMDYSNSRLSSPEHPGEDSEPTEPLSVDGNSSELDLEDLDEEEEESLRKNEAKTSVPQTPDQEAFLKTHFGNLTDFSTSVCASQVTPNVSDSVSISSKFLSQSSTSCRQSFPFSPTKNSESKAASGVVRPLVSEVRPLMEDRVLNLQQEPCSSERSSGLRLTLQKKRVSSADSRKVTSPVGKAAAAAFQANSAGMRKAQSIHNISSEADLPQPPTRPSKEVPPQSQLFERVPTSMLRRPPPNVSLSSPTSPQPRDCATPTKSKAHSYMSPTTSSMAKMSRSVSMGDSLNVGEFGETFAPADLRRGSDISGSRSGSQIKPSSPVVLLPSACTTAASGSSAPHATVVPTLCGGSSTKGIQTKLTGSARPQLNVDVHKPLPDKPSLGSFSPNSKMFKPGQKEEHSCRTQVSVCPLPGPGPAQLFSSDMQSTMCVSPSEVMPLEQSQNSSEQSMESEEIQKAPPETVLEEAKAEQTPQGQGSLVRLQATSGGHDSGLLGCHSSLVLSSVPLRLGLPKHFFTSGLWPLSSSVSSITSSIFSTSPCPSINHYQLKDTSLSVDSCKLVASELQSSFKRASHLYRMLSSSTDSSQEQQEMAQVLREAFETVRTELNSLTCSSNSGSLCVLGNRAVGMGEDRTLALLEQYSQLLLRAVEKRMDSKV, encoded by the exons GTGTGTGGTGGTGCTTCTGAACCCCAAGAAGAGCAAACAGTATCACATTCTCAACAACTCAAA GAAAACCATCACCACTCTAGCTTTCTCACCAGACGGCAAATATGTGGTCACAGGCGAG AGTGGTCATATGCCTGCAGTGCGTGTGTGGGATGTGGTGGAGAGAACTCAGGTTGCAGAGCTGCAGGAGCATAAGTATGGCGTGGCCTGCGTGGCCTTTTCACCCAACAGCAAGTACATCGTCAGTGTGGGCTACCAGCACGACATGATTGTCAACGTCTGGGCCTGGAAG AAAAACGTAGTGGTGGCTGCTAACAAAGTGTCCAGTAAAGTAACAGCCGTGTCATTCTCCGATGACAGCTCCTACTTCGTCACGGCAGGCAACAGGCATGTGAAGTTCTGGTACCTGGACCATAACAAGTCATCCAAG GTCAATGCCACAGTGCCATTACTGGGCCGTTCTGGGCTACTGGGAGAGCTCAGGAACAACTTCTTCAGCGATGTTGCCTGCGGCAAGGGTCGGAAGGCCGCCAGCACTTTCTGCATCACCACCTCTGGCCTGCTGTGTGAGTTCAATGACAAGAGGCTGCTGGATAAGTGGGTGGAGCTCAGG AAAAACGACAGTATCACA ACTGTACTGGCCACCTCACTGTCTGTGACAGAGGAACTGATATTCTGTGGCTGTGCTGATGGAACTGTGCGAGCCTTCAGCCCAGTCAATCTGCACTTCATCTGCACTCTTCCTCGCCCACACAGCCTCGGCACTGACATAGCCACCGTCACGGAGGCCAG CCAGCTCTTTGCCTACAATGTGGATGCCCGGTACCCTGACACAGTCGCTGTGTCCTATGACCCCACCAACCGGTGGCTGTCCTGCGTTTACAACGATCACAGTCTGTACGTGTGGGATGTCCGTGATCTGAGAAAAGTGGGCAAGGTCTACTCTGCCCTTTACCATTCAGCATGTGTTTGGAGCGTGGAG ATGTGCCCAGAGaacagcgagagagagcagCTCTGCCTCACTCCAGGATCTTTCCTCACTTGCTCTTCTGACAACACCATCCGCCAGTGGAACACCGACACACACATTGCCACACTCAACCGCAACGTCATCAGCAGC gaccTCCAGAAGATTATTTACATGGACGATAACTTTACAACCCTGCTGGACACAGACTGCACCATCTCCAGCAACTCAGAGAAGGCTGATCCACAGACTTCTGAAAACAGGACAGGCATTAGGACCATGTGTGTCAGTCCAGACGGGCAGCACCTGGCATCAGGGGACCGCAATGGAACACTGAG GATCCATGAGATGCAGAGCATGGAGGAGATTCTGAACGTGCAGGCCCACGACTCCGAGATTCTGTGTCTAGAGTATTCAAAGCCTGAGACGG GCCTGAGGCTGCTAGCCACGGCAAGCAGAGACCGGCTGATCCATGTTCTTGATGCAGAGCATGAGTATAGCCTGCTGCAGACACTGGACGAACACTCCTCTTCCATCACAGCAGTGCGCTTTGCTG CAAATGATGGCAAAATCAGAATGATAAGCTGTGGTGCCGATAAAAGCATTTATTTTCGAACAGCCCAGAAG ACAGATGAAGGAACCATGTTCACACGCACCCACCACATTGTGAGGAAGACTACTCTCTATGATATGGATATTGACCCCACTCGCAAATATGCTGCTATCGGCTGCCAGGACCGCAGCATCAG GATCTTTAATATCAGCAATGGCAAGCAGAAGAAGATCTATAAGGGCTCTCAGGGGGAGGATGGGACTCTCATTAAG GTTCAGACTGACCCTTCTGGGATGTATGTGGCCACCAGCTGCTCGGACAAAAACATCAGCATCTTTGATTTCTACACTGGAGAGTGTGTGGCCACCATGTTTGGCCACTCTG AGATTGTAACAGGGATGAAGTTTACCAATGACTGTAAGCACCTGATATCAGTGTCAGGAGACAG CTGCATCTTTGTGTGGAGGCTAAATCCTGAGCTGACAATCAGTATGAGGCAGCGGCTTTCTGATCTAAAACAGAAGAGCAAACCTGTACAGAAGAGCCCACCTAACAAACACAGCATAATCAG TACTAGGAGAGAGGTCTGCAGTGCTCCAGCTATAGGAACCATGTCATCGGACAGTGATAAAGaggcagaagaggaggagggtatAGAAGAGGAAGACGAAGACAACTTTGCTCACTTGTCTTCTGGTAGCAGCACAGGAGAGGAGAATG gATTACcagaagaaaaacacagctTGGACAGTTCTTGCATCAGAGAACCTAGAAAG cgttCTGAGAGCAGTGCAGGGTGTGAAGGCTCAGGCCCGAGGCCAAGGCGACGCTGGTCTAGGCGAATAGGCAGTGTGGACCTTGTGGTAAAGTCTATGCTGGACTTGAGACAGCTGGAGTCCTTTGCAACATCACCTCACAAGAACTCACCAGTGCCCTCAGATCTGGAGATGGGGAGCACCAACAGTGTGCAGACCATTGCTGCATGG GTGGCAGAGTCAGATGAGCAGAACTTCACTGCCCTAAGAGGACACGCACGCCCACATTACATCCAGCTGTCCCCTCAGAGCCCTGACGCAGAGGCCGTGGTGCTCTATCCTGAGGGTTGTGAGGACAGGGTCAGTCTAGCAGGCTG TGAGTACCAGGTAAAGGAGTTTGCCTTTGGAATGAGAATGCCTAAAGGAAACCTCTGCCCTGAAAAACAAAGCCCTGACAGTGCTTGCTCAATGGACTACTCCAACAGCCGCCTCTCCAGCCCAGAGCATCCTGGGGAAG ACTCTGAGCCTACTGAGCCACTGAGTGTAGATGGGAACTCGTCTGAGCTAGACTTGGAAGATTtagatgaagaagaggaggagagtcTGAGGAAGAATGAGGCCAAGACCTCTGTACCTCAGACCCCAGACCAGGAGGCCTTCCTCAAGACACACTTTGGAAACCTGACAGACTTCAGCACCTCAG TGTGTGCATCTCAAGTAACTCCAAATGTCTCAGACAGTGTCAGCATCTCATCCAAGTTCCTCTCTCAGAGCTCCACAAGCTG TAGGCAGTCATTTCCATTTTCACCAACCAAAAACAGTGAAAGTAAGGCTGCCAGCGGAGTGGTGCGTCCTTTAGTGTCAGAGGTGCGGCCTCTAATGGAAGACAGGGTGCTCAATCTACAACAAGAACCCTGCAGCTCTGAGAGGAGCTCAGGCCTGCGCTTAACTCTACAGAAGAAACGTGTCTCTTCAGCAGACTCTCGTAAAGTAACCAGTCCCGTCGgcaaagctgctgctgctgcttttcagGCTAACTCAGCTGGCATGAGGAAAGCCCAGTCCATACACAATATCTCCTCTGAGG CTGACTTGCCTCAGCCGCCAACACGCCCCTCTAAAGAGGTTCCCCCTCAGTCCCAGCTTTTTGAGCGTGTTCCAACATCCATGCTGCGCCGCCCCCCTCCAAATGTGTCGCTCTCTAGTCCTACATCTCCCCAACCCAGAGACTGTGCTACACCCACCAAGTCCAAGGCCCACTCCTACATGAGCCCCACCACCAGCTCCATGGCCAAGATGTCTCGCTCTGTGTCCATGGGAGACAGCCTGAATGTGGGAGAATTTGGAGAGACCTTTGCGCCAGCAGACTTGCGCCGAGGTTCAGATATTTCCGGCTCTCGAAGTGGCTCTCAGATCAAGCCCTCTTCTCCTGTTGTCCTGCTACCCTCCGCATGTACCACTGCTGCATCAGGCTCATCTGCTCCCCATGCTACTGTTGTACCTACTCTATGTGGTGGCTCCTCAACTAAAGGCATCCAAACCAAACTGACTGGTAGTGCACGTCCACAGCTAAACGTGGACGTCCATAAACCTCTTCCAGACAAGCCTTCCCTGGGCTCCTTCTCCCCTAACAGCAAGATGTTCAAACCTGGTCAGAAGGAGGAGCACTCTTGCAGGACTCAGGTTAGTGTATGTCCACTACCTGGACCAGGACCTGCCCAGCTTTTTTCTAGTGACATGCAGTCAACCATGTGTGTTAGCCCTTCAGAGGTGATGCCTCTAGAGCAGAGCCAAAACAGTTCTGAGCAGTCCATGGAGTCGGAAGAGATCCAGAAAGCACCTCCAGAGACCGTACTTGAAGAGGCCAAGGCTGAGCAAACCCCTCAGGGTCAGGGCAGCTTGGTGCGTCTGCAGGCCACCAGCGGAGGACACGATTCAGGTTTGCTGGGATGCCACTCCTCCCTCGTTCTCTCATCTGTGCCACTGCGTCTGGGTCTACCCAAGCACTTCTTTACCAGTGGGCTCTGGCCCCTTTCTTCCTCCGTCTCTTCCATCACTTCCTCCATCTTCTCCACTTCACCCTGTCCATCCATTAACCATTACCAGCTGAAGG ACACCTCTCTCAGTGTGGATTCATGCAAACTAGTCGCTAGTGAACTTCAGAGCAGTTTCAAAAGGGCCTCCCACCTCTACAGAATG ctgagCAGCTCCACCGATTCCAGTCAGGAGCAGCAGGAGATGGCTCAGGTGCTGAGGGAGGCTTTTGAGACTGTGCGGACTGAGCTGAATTCACTGACTTGCAGCTCCAACAGTGGCTCTCTATGTGTGCTGGGAAACAGGGCCGTAGGCATGGGGGAGGACAGAACACTGGCTCTGCTGGAGCAGTATTCCCAGCTTCTCCTCAGGGCTGTGGAAAAGAGAATGGACAGTAAAGTCTGA